A window from Neobacillus sp. PS3-40 encodes these proteins:
- a CDS encoding 4Fe-4S binding protein gives MEMKVIFNEEICKSCGLCVQVCPTNIIFLADYLNGKGYRPAAVVDQDNCISCAKCGQICPDSVITVYRPEKKKQMV, from the coding sequence ATGGAAATGAAAGTGATTTTTAACGAAGAAATTTGCAAGTCATGTGGCTTGTGTGTTCAGGTATGCCCTACAAATATTATCTTTCTAGCAGACTACTTAAATGGAAAAGGATATCGTCCTGCAGCGGTTGTGGATCAAGACAATTGCATCAGCTGTGCAAAGTGTGGCCAAATCTGCCCGGATTCTGTTATTACGGTTTACCGTCCAGAGAAGAAAAAACAAATGGTGTGA
- a CDS encoding 3-methyl-2-oxobutanoate dehydrogenase subunit VorB, with the protein MSKVLMKGNEVIAEAAVHAGCKYFFGYPITPQSELVAYMARRLPEVGGVFLQAESEIAAINMVYGAASTGVRVMTSSSSPGFSLKQEGISYLVGSELPAVICNIVRGGPGLGNIQPAQSDYFQVTKGGGHGDYFLPVLAPASLQEIVDLTQDAFNIADQYRTPVIIMGDGMLGQMMEPVEFTERQEVELPEKKWATTGTRGDGGPKIITSLELDAEGLEKRNIHLQQKIAEMKRNEVRYETYKTDDAEYIIVAFGTVARIAMNAINKARQDGIKVGLIRPISLWPFPEKPFIETRDQVKTYISVEMSAGQMIEDVRLAVNGHVPVDFFGRNGGVVPSQDEIYQKIMTVAGGIQV; encoded by the coding sequence ATGAGTAAAGTGTTAATGAAAGGAAATGAAGTAATTGCCGAAGCAGCAGTGCACGCTGGCTGTAAATACTTTTTTGGTTATCCGATAACGCCACAAAGTGAATTGGTTGCCTATATGGCAAGAAGATTACCTGAAGTGGGCGGTGTTTTTTTACAAGCAGAAAGTGAAATTGCGGCTATTAATATGGTGTATGGTGCAGCAAGTACAGGTGTTAGAGTAATGACTTCTTCCTCAAGTCCTGGTTTTAGTTTGAAACAGGAGGGGATTTCCTATTTAGTTGGTTCGGAGCTTCCAGCTGTCATTTGTAATATTGTTCGCGGTGGACCTGGTCTTGGAAATATTCAACCAGCCCAATCGGACTATTTTCAAGTTACAAAAGGAGGCGGACACGGGGATTACTTCCTTCCTGTATTAGCTCCAGCAAGTTTACAGGAAATAGTTGATTTGACTCAAGATGCCTTTAATATCGCTGATCAGTACCGAACTCCAGTCATTATAATGGGGGATGGAATGCTCGGGCAAATGATGGAACCTGTTGAATTTACGGAACGCCAGGAAGTGGAATTGCCAGAGAAAAAATGGGCAACGACAGGTACCCGTGGTGATGGTGGACCAAAAATTATTACTTCTTTAGAGCTTGATGCCGAAGGATTAGAAAAACGTAACATCCATTTGCAACAAAAGATTGCGGAAATGAAACGTAACGAGGTCCGCTATGAAACCTATAAAACAGATGATGCAGAATACATTATTGTTGCGTTTGGAACGGTAGCACGGATAGCGATGAACGCGATCAATAAAGCAAGACAGGATGGCATCAAGGTAGGATTGATTAGGCCTATTTCACTTTGGCCTTTCCCTGAAAAACCATTTATCGAAACAAGAGACCAGGTTAAAACATACATTTCCGTTGAGATGAGTGCAGGACAGATGATAGAGGATGTAAGGCTTGCTGTTAATGGGCATGTACCAGTGGATTTCTTTGGAAGAAATGGCGGCGTCGTCCCTTCCCAAGATGAAATCTATCAAAAGATCATGACGGTAGCTGGAGGGATCCAAGTATGA
- a CDS encoding thiamine pyrophosphate-dependent enzyme: MTMKTVFQKTKGLTDKPTHYCPGCTHGVIHRLVGEVLEEMDILEDTVGVASVGCSVLSYEYFNCDMTQAAHGRAPAVATGIKRVLPNRFVFTYQGDGDLASIGISEIIHAAARGEKITVIFVNNAIYGMTGGQMAPTTLIGQKTATTPFGRDESIQGSPIRVSEMLATLDSTAYIERVSTHDVANIQKAKKAIRKAFETQKEGLGFSMVEVLSTCPTNWGLDPNESLDWVKENMVPVYPLGVYKNKQGGN, encoded by the coding sequence ATGACTATGAAAACAGTATTCCAAAAAACAAAAGGACTTACCGATAAACCCACACATTATTGTCCTGGTTGTACACATGGAGTGATCCATCGTCTCGTTGGGGAAGTATTGGAGGAAATGGATATTCTCGAAGATACAGTTGGTGTGGCCTCAGTAGGATGCTCGGTTTTATCATATGAATACTTTAACTGTGATATGACCCAAGCGGCCCATGGTCGTGCACCTGCAGTGGCGACAGGTATAAAACGAGTTCTTCCAAACAGATTTGTGTTTACTTATCAAGGTGATGGAGACCTTGCCTCAATTGGCATCAGTGAAATTATTCATGCTGCTGCAAGAGGTGAAAAAATTACTGTTATTTTTGTTAATAATGCCATTTACGGTATGACTGGCGGCCAGATGGCCCCAACAACACTAATTGGTCAAAAAACGGCAACAACTCCTTTCGGAAGAGATGAAAGTATTCAAGGTTCACCGATCAGGGTAAGTGAAATGCTGGCAACTCTTGATAGTACCGCCTATATTGAAAGGGTTTCTACCCATGATGTTGCAAATATTCAAAAAGCAAAAAAAGCAATCCGAAAGGCATTTGAAACCCAAAAAGAAGGGTTAGGCTTTTCTATGGTGGAAGTGTTATCGACCTGCCCAACAAACTGGGGCCTTGATCCGAATGAATCCCTTGATTGGGTAAAAGAAAATATGGTTCCTGTTTATCCTCTAGGGGTATACAAAAACAAACAGGGAGGTAATTGA
- a CDS encoding 2-oxoacid:acceptor oxidoreductase family protein yields the protein MLEEIIIAGFGGQGVMSMGQLVAYAGMLEGKGVSWLPSYGPEQRGGTANCAVVVSDEPVGSPLVTRPSTAIVLNNPSFDKFESHVRPGGLLIVNTSLVNRKSTRTDITIIEVDATALANEIGNSRIANMILLGAFLEHSKVVSEDSVIESLKKVLSPNKHHLIDVNKRALNKGATLVMEKTI from the coding sequence ATGTTAGAAGAGATCATTATTGCTGGTTTTGGTGGCCAGGGTGTTATGTCAATGGGACAGCTTGTTGCCTATGCAGGAATGTTGGAGGGAAAAGGTGTCTCTTGGCTTCCATCGTATGGACCGGAACAAAGAGGTGGAACGGCGAATTGTGCAGTGGTTGTGAGTGATGAACCTGTGGGATCTCCATTGGTTACTCGACCTTCAACTGCCATTGTCTTGAATAATCCCTCCTTTGATAAATTTGAATCACATGTACGACCTGGGGGCTTGCTCATTGTAAATACTTCATTAGTGAACCGAAAATCGACACGAACCGATATCACTATCATTGAAGTAGATGCAACAGCATTGGCGAATGAAATAGGTAATTCTCGAATAGCCAATATGATTTTGTTAGGGGCATTTTTAGAACATTCAAAAGTTGTATCAGAAGATTCGGTGATAGAATCTTTAAAGAAGGTACTTTCCCCTAATAAGCATCATTTAATTGATGTGAATAAACGAGCATTAAATAAGGGTGCCACGCTTGTGATGGAAAAAACAATTTGA
- a CDS encoding cupin domain-containing protein translates to MMELHSFKEYQEFNEDKFTKRVIFNEGGSTVFVLNFMPGQQLAPHKHPGSEVYLYVVTGSGTVIIDGTETQVSTQDVIHSGGDGLLSFTNNGSEPASLYVVLSKTPSKEYAKDI, encoded by the coding sequence ATGATGGAATTGCATTCATTTAAAGAGTATCAAGAATTTAATGAGGATAAATTTACAAAAAGGGTTATTTTTAACGAAGGTGGAAGCACTGTATTTGTATTAAATTTCATGCCTGGACAACAGCTTGCCCCACATAAACATCCAGGTTCTGAAGTTTATCTTTATGTCGTTACTGGAAGTGGAACGGTTATTATTGATGGCACTGAAACACAAGTAAGCACACAGGATGTGATTCATTCTGGTGGTGACGGTCTTCTTTCATTCACCAATAATGGAAGTGAACCAGCAAGTCTATATGTAGTTTTAAGTAAAACTCCAAGTAAAGAGTATGCAAAAGATATTTAA